From Temnothorax longispinosus isolate EJ_2023e chromosome 3, Tlon_JGU_v1, whole genome shotgun sequence, one genomic window encodes:
- the LOC139809575 gene encoding uncharacterized protein, with translation MENTIPEKKVHFANAIESNDQYAASYLKTGSTRGVMYQMKLLTWITWKLMCKNNASIGNWWLATEVCDARGFHDLVLKYSPDGTSNGDGGTSDGKYMYRFMQIKHKRSLEKNANITSYHLTSKHKLHRQGSLIYLFKAYVNMLGNFEKITPDQIVDLTIFTNMDINAFKFLVPVEGDKLYGFEGKGKRYRIDIKVLKKEPGIMICLYHIMPDDNIIFGFLRKLVFAVCQPSEPELEELIVKEMGKTFNVPQIFYDNLYKNIINWFLVYDNGKAPYLTENHVMKYLKDTQDMLWEAKKTEMLVDPVSKIADKLKVLSL, from the coding sequence AATCGAATGACCAGTATGCAGCctcgtatttaaaaactgGCAGCACACGCGGTGTTATGTACCAGATGAAGCTCCTAACTTGGATCACATGGAAGCTCATGTGCAAGAACAACGCAAGTATCGGTAATTGGTGGCTGGCCACGGAGGTGTGCGATGCGCGCGGATTTCACGATCTCGTCTTGAAATACTCCCCTGATGGTACATCAAATGGAGACGGAGGCACCTCTGATGGAAAATACATGTATCGTTTCATGCAAATCAAGCACAAGAGGTCCTTGGAAAAGAACGCCAATATCACTAGTTATCATTTGACATCCAAGCATAAGTTACATCGTCAGGGCAGTCTGATTTATCTGTTTAAAGCCTACGTAAATATGCTCGGCAACTTCGAGAAGATCACGCCCGATCAAATCGTGGACTTGACGATCTTCACGAATATGGAtattaatgcatttaaattCCTGGTGCCTGTGGAGGGCGACAAGCTCTACGGATTCGAGGGAAAAGGCAAGAGATATCGCATTGACATAAAAGTCTTGAAGAAGGAGCCAGGAATAATGATATGCCTGTACCACATTATGCCGGACGACAACATCATATTTGGGTTCCTGAGGAAACTGGTGTTCGCGGTGTGTCAACCCTCCGAGCCCGAGTTGGAGGAACTGATCGTGAAGGAGATGGGCAAGACCTTCAACGTACCGCAAATCTTCTACGATAacttatataagaatataatcaATTGGTTTCTCGTTTACGACAACGGCAAGGCGCCGTATCTCACCGAGAACCACGTAATGAAGTACCTGAAGGACACGCAGGATATGCTGTGGGAAGCGAAGAAGACCGAAATGCTTGTCGATCCAGTTTCGAAGATTgctgataaattaaaagtgtTGTCTTTGTAA